One window of the Acinonyx jubatus isolate Ajub_Pintada_27869175 chromosome A2, VMU_Ajub_asm_v1.0, whole genome shotgun sequence genome contains the following:
- the SPATA12 gene encoding LOW QUALITY PROTEIN: spermatogenesis-associated protein 12 (The sequence of the model RefSeq protein was modified relative to this genomic sequence to represent the inferred CDS: inserted 5 bases in 3 codons; substituted 4 bases at 4 genomic stop codons) has translation MSSSVLTCGSTLEKSGDSWGNKAMASSSLIAPWPPETLGXSTXHLNKSSPCQRLGGWPGAAFAIPELTFHSAVHQSKACXXYLKASLSLDITXINLLGRSPSSPPSLIQLNRVQERQSWQVIXHFPPCFLGQEDGDAKRAYATGQFXIIHEDVSVEPNSTRHGLSHQLAFTEHWYVSSFSTEYSQKTYVHTCCHNQ, from the exons atgtccagctctgtccTGACTTGCGGGTCCACTTTAGAAAAGTCAGGAGACTCCTGGGGAAATAAGGCAATGGCCTCCTCCAGTCTCATTGCTCCGTGGCCACCAGAGACCCTAGG ATCCACTTAACACCTCAACAAATCCTCACCATGCCAGAGACTGGGCGGTTGGCCGGGAGCAGCCTTTGCAATCCCAGAGCTGACATTCCACAGCGCTGTGCACCAAAGCAAGGCCTGTTAGTGATATTTAaaagcatctctctctcttgACATCA GAATCAATCTTCTGGGAAGATCCCCCTCATCTCCACCTTCCCTGATACAACTGAACAGAGTTCAAGAAAGACAGAGTTGGCAAGTTAT CCACTTCCCACCTTGCTTTCTTGGCCAGGAAGATGGGGATGCTAAGAGGGCATATGCCACAGGACAGTTTTAGATAATACATGAGgatgtcagtgtagagcccaatagCACAAGGCACGGCCTTTCACATCAActggcatttactgagcactggtATGTCAGTTCCTTTTCCACAGAATACTCACAGAaaacatatgtgcacacatgctgCCATAACCAATGA